The following coding sequences are from one Candidatus Dependentiae bacterium window:
- a CDS encoding NAD(P)-dependent oxidoreductase, whose protein sequence is MKRYLIVGGDTFIGAHLVRRLVKDGKEVHIIVQSSLNLWRIHDVMLSIKMHTVDLSNEEDVFDVLNKIKASVIISAISHGETIGSGEIDEIYDQNFFNLLILIQQAKQVGFSCFINSGSYQEYGRRSSALAETQPTEALSHYGIAKAAATMHCLKEARLFNLPIYTVRSFVPYGLYQSSQSFLTKLFSSTLTSVNFNNYYANASYDFIHISDIVNIYIAIAQHTPNNQFIFNAGSGISRKLRDVVQMFEETCLQPTQVEWSLLSESANIIESSQLCYSDQTITNSFFESFLPPQKDFKLGIKETYEWFLKNNSYYISTQKDQKMSISNS, encoded by the coding sequence ATGAAGCGGTACCTTATCGTTGGTGGAGATACTTTTATTGGTGCACATCTTGTTCGCAGACTCGTAAAAGACGGCAAAGAGGTACATATTATTGTGCAAAGTTCTCTTAATTTATGGCGAATCCACGACGTAATGCTTTCTATAAAAATGCATACCGTTGATCTTTCCAATGAAGAAGATGTTTTTGATGTACTAAATAAAATAAAAGCTTCAGTTATTATTTCGGCTATTTCGCATGGCGAAACTATCGGTAGCGGAGAAATTGATGAAATTTATGATCAAAATTTCTTCAATCTTCTCATTTTAATCCAACAAGCTAAACAAGTTGGGTTTTCGTGCTTTATTAATTCTGGTTCGTACCAAGAATATGGAAGACGATCATCTGCACTTGCTGAAACACAGCCAACAGAAGCTCTGTCGCATTATGGAATCGCAAAAGCAGCAGCAACAATGCATTGCCTCAAAGAAGCTCGCCTCTTTAATCTTCCAATATATACCGTCAGATCTTTTGTTCCATACGGCTTATATCAAAGCAGCCAATCATTTCTTACAAAGCTGTTTTCAAGCACGCTCACATCAGTAAATTTTAATAATTATTATGCAAACGCATCGTACGACTTTATTCACATTTCAGACATTGTTAACATTTACATAGCGATTGCTCAACACACACCAAATAATCAATTTATATTTAATGCCGGATCTGGAATCTCCAGAAAGCTACGTGATGTTGTGCAAATGTTTGAAGAAACTTGTTTACAGCCAACTCAAGTCGAATGGAGCCTTCTTTCTGAATCGGCAAATATTATTGAATCTTCTCAATTATGTTACTCTGATCAAACTATAACTAACTCATTTTTTGAAAGTTTTTTACCTCCACAAAAAGACTTTAAGCTTGGTATAAAAGAAACATATGAATGGTTTTTAAAAAACAATTCATATTATATTTCGACACAAAAGGATCAAAAAATGAGCATTTCAAACTCTTAA